One window of the Myxococcota bacterium genome contains the following:
- a CDS encoding GNAT family N-acetyltransferase, translated as MSSAELHTDRLRLRQFRESDLDAYARILGDAETMRFIGNGRPLNREEAWRSLGYVLGHWQIRGFGLWAVEERSSGALLGRIGLYQPEGWPGLEVGWMVDRERWGEGFATEGARASLADAFATQRVARVISVILPDNVASIRVAEKVGESFHERRQLQGHDVAVYAIDRARWEAQISTNDDDGAHDRRSQ; from the coding sequence ATGTCCAGCGCCGAGCTTCACACCGACCGTCTGCGGCTGCGGCAGTTCCGCGAGAGCGACCTCGACGCCTACGCACGCATCCTGGGCGACGCGGAAACGATGCGCTTCATCGGGAACGGTCGACCCTTGAACCGCGAAGAGGCCTGGCGTTCGCTCGGCTACGTGCTCGGCCACTGGCAGATCCGCGGTTTCGGCCTGTGGGCGGTCGAGGAGCGATCGAGCGGAGCGCTCCTGGGCCGGATCGGCTTGTACCAGCCAGAAGGATGGCCGGGCCTCGAAGTGGGCTGGATGGTGGATCGCGAACGCTGGGGAGAGGGCTTCGCCACGGAAGGCGCACGGGCTTCCCTCGCGGACGCGTTCGCCACCCAGCGCGTCGCACGGGTCATCAGCGTGATCCTGCCCGACAATGTCGCCTCGATTCGCGTTGCGGAGAAGGTTGGCGAGTCGTTCCATGAGCGGCGTCAGCTGCAGGGGCACGATGTCGCCGTGTATGCCATCGATCGCGCCCGTTGGGAAGCGCAGATCTCGACGAACGACGACGACGGCGCCCATGACCGGAGGAGCCAATGA
- a CDS encoding DUF72 domain-containing protein, translating to MNLRIGTSGFAYKEWKGSFYPEKIRPAEMLSFYAEQLPAVEINNTFYRMPKREVVEGWAAQVPDDFRFAIKASRRITHQKRIQDAGEELDYLLSVLEPLGDRLGTLLFQLPPYLRCDVGRLEAFLDQLDGRAPAALEFRHASWQEDAVARCLRERGVAWVVTETEEEQTPLCDVAEFGYLRLRRTDYDEASLRDWWHRLRPQRWSELFVFFKHEDDGTGPAWAEEFLAIAGHARARSVRTAADVTEEAV from the coding sequence ATGAACCTCCGGATCGGCACGAGTGGCTTTGCGTACAAGGAGTGGAAGGGCTCCTTCTACCCCGAGAAGATCCGTCCGGCCGAGATGCTCTCCTTCTACGCGGAGCAGCTGCCCGCGGTCGAGATCAACAACACCTTCTACCGCATGCCGAAACGCGAGGTGGTCGAAGGCTGGGCCGCGCAGGTGCCCGACGACTTCCGGTTCGCGATCAAGGCCAGCCGCCGGATCACCCACCAGAAGCGGATCCAGGACGCCGGGGAAGAGCTCGACTACCTGCTCTCGGTGCTCGAGCCGCTCGGTGACCGCCTGGGCACGCTGCTCTTTCAGCTGCCTCCGTACCTGCGCTGTGACGTCGGGAGGCTCGAAGCGTTCCTCGACCAGCTCGACGGGCGTGCGCCGGCAGCCCTCGAGTTTCGCCACGCGAGCTGGCAGGAGGACGCGGTGGCCCGCTGCCTGCGCGAACGCGGCGTGGCGTGGGTCGTGACGGAGACCGAGGAGGAACAGACGCCGCTCTGTGACGTGGCCGAGTTCGGCTACCTCCGGCTGCGTCGCACCGACTACGACGAGGCGAGCCTGCGCGACTGGTGGCACCGACTGCGACCCCAGCGCTGGTCCGAGCTCTTCGTGTTCTTCAAGCACGAGGACGACGGGACGGGGCCCGCCTGGGCGGAGGAGTTCCTGGCGATCGCCGGCCACGCGCGGGCGCGCTCGGTGCGCACCGCTGCGGACGTCACCGAGGAGGCGGTCTGA
- a CDS encoding M20/M25/M40 family metallo-hydrolase: MVRRLLPVTAALAGSAALLACATPGIESPPPLDWEVIEAEAASRLSEYLRIDTTNPPGNEVSAVPFLRGLFEDTAIEVEEFASAPGRASLVARLRGSGAGGAILLMHHIDVVAADARYWERDPFGGEIVDGQIWGRGALDTKGLGITHALAMRTLAEQRVPLNRDIVLLAVADEEAGGAAGAGYMVESHFDAFRGAAFMLNEGGAIQADADGRALAYAVEAAQKVPLWLRLRVRGTPGHGSMPRPDAAPTRLVRALSRIAAYETPLRVLPRVQRFHADMAHLAPPDQRSIWADLAAALEDPDLEARFTSDVRQNAMIRNTISITRFAASPKTNVIPPEATAELDVRLLPDQDPDAFVATLREVVADPAVEIERLLSFPPAASPVDHPFFDALRRLAARYDPEAIVTPTMAVGFTDCHFFRERGIPCYGFAPFRITPQDRDGIHGNNERLSVEELGRGTKMTYELLRELATDAP; this comes from the coding sequence ATGGTCCGCCGTCTGCTCCCGGTGACCGCTGCGCTGGCCGGCAGCGCTGCGCTCCTGGCTTGCGCGACCCCCGGCATCGAGTCGCCGCCCCCGCTCGACTGGGAGGTGATCGAGGCCGAGGCCGCTTCACGGCTCTCCGAGTATCTGCGCATCGATACGACGAACCCGCCCGGGAACGAAGTGTCGGCCGTACCGTTTCTGCGGGGCTTGTTCGAGGACACCGCCATCGAAGTCGAGGAATTCGCGTCGGCCCCGGGTCGGGCGAGCCTGGTGGCGCGCTTGCGCGGCAGTGGAGCCGGCGGAGCGATCCTCCTGATGCATCACATCGATGTCGTCGCGGCCGACGCGCGCTACTGGGAGCGCGATCCCTTCGGCGGAGAGATCGTGGACGGACAGATCTGGGGCCGCGGCGCCCTCGACACGAAGGGCCTGGGCATCACCCACGCGCTGGCGATGCGCACGCTCGCGGAGCAGCGGGTTCCACTGAACCGCGACATCGTGCTCCTGGCCGTGGCGGACGAGGAGGCCGGGGGCGCGGCCGGGGCCGGCTACATGGTCGAGTCCCACTTCGACGCGTTCCGCGGCGCGGCCTTCATGCTCAACGAAGGCGGAGCGATCCAGGCGGACGCGGACGGACGAGCCCTCGCGTACGCGGTCGAGGCGGCCCAGAAGGTTCCGCTTTGGCTGCGGCTGCGCGTTCGCGGGACGCCCGGACACGGGTCGATGCCGCGTCCCGACGCGGCGCCGACCCGCCTGGTGCGCGCACTCTCACGAATTGCCGCGTACGAGACGCCGCTGCGCGTCCTGCCCAGGGTCCAGCGCTTCCACGCGGACATGGCCCACCTTGCTCCCCCCGACCAGCGGTCGATCTGGGCGGACCTCGCTGCCGCCCTCGAAGACCCGGATCTCGAGGCGCGCTTCACGAGCGACGTCCGGCAGAACGCGATGATCCGCAACACGATCTCGATCACGCGCTTCGCGGCGTCCCCGAAGACGAACGTGATCCCGCCCGAAGCCACCGCCGAACTCGACGTGCGTCTGCTCCCGGACCAGGACCCCGACGCCTTCGTCGCGACGCTGCGCGAGGTCGTCGCCGATCCGGCAGTCGAGATCGAGCGACTCCTCTCCTTTCCACCTGCAGCATCCCCTGTCGACCATCCCTTCTTCGACGCGCTCCGGAGGCTCGCTGCGCGCTACGACCCGGAAGCGATCGTCACCCCGACGATGGCGGTCGGATTCACGGACTGTCACTTCTTCCGCGAGCGGGGCATTCCCTGCTACGGCTTCGCGCCCTTCCGGATCACTCCCCAGGATCGCGATGGCATCCACGGCAACAACGAACGTCTGAGCGTCGAAGAACTGGGCCGGGGCACGAAGATGACCTATGAGCTCCTGCGGGAGCTGGCGACCGACGCGCCCTGA
- a CDS encoding MAPEG family protein produces the protein MTTELQMLTYAAVLMIVQSLSVLIAHISVAGLRYGFGNRDEDVALPGWGERVVRAHRNMLENLIPFTALVLAAHLAGVSNDETARGATFFFWGRVAHALIYVAGVPYLRTVAFIVAIGGMFEIAGALIRAAAA, from the coding sequence ATGACCACCGAACTCCAGATGTTGACCTACGCGGCGGTGTTGATGATCGTGCAGTCGCTGAGCGTGCTCATCGCGCACATCTCGGTGGCCGGGCTGCGCTACGGCTTCGGGAATCGCGATGAAGACGTCGCCCTGCCGGGCTGGGGAGAGCGGGTGGTGCGCGCGCACCGCAACATGCTCGAGAACCTGATTCCGTTCACGGCGCTCGTGCTCGCGGCTCACCTGGCCGGCGTCTCGAACGACGAAACGGCTCGAGGCGCAACGTTCTTCTTCTGGGGCCGCGTCGCCCATGCGCTGATCTACGTCGCGGGCGTCCCCTATCTGCGCACGGTGGCTTTCATCGTTGCGATCGGCGGGATGTTCGAGATCGCGGGGGCTCTGATCCGCGCCGCGGCTGCGTAG